GCTCGACCGACGGGAACAGGTCCTCGCGAACGCGTTCGGGAGACTCGTAGACGGTGACGTAGCCGTCGCCCAGATCGCCGGCCATCCGTGCGAACGTCGGGCCGTTGCTCGCGATATAGACCGGCGGCGCTTCGTCGGGCCCCGTGTAGAGGTTCGCCCCGTTCAGCGACCAGAACTGCCCGTCGTAGTCGACGAACTCCTCCTCGAAGAGCGCGCGGATGATCCGGATCGCCTCCGCGGTCCGGCGCGCGCACTCCCCGAACTCGGGCATCGGCAGTCCCAGCGGGCTCTCGTTGAGCGCCTCCCCCGACCCCAGACCGAGGAAGATCCGGTCGGGGTAGAGTTCGGCCAGCGTCGCCAGGCGGTGGGCGACGTTGGCGGGGTGGTAGCGGTGGATGATCGCGCTGACGCCGGTGCCGATCACGAGGTCGTCGGTGCGTTCGAGCGCGGCGGGCAGCCACTCCCAGCAGTTGCCGCCGTTGGCCGGCGAGCCGTCCGCGAGGTGGTCGAACCAGGGGTGGAAGTGATCGTTGACCCAGGCGGTGTCGAAGCCCGCCTCCTCGGCGAGTTCGACCTGGCGGAGACACTCGGCGGGGGAGAACTCTTCGAGCGACGCGAACCAGCCGAATCTGACCATGTGGCGGCCACAACGGGGTAGGTTCTATAGCTAGCCGTCGCGGCGAAATTACTCGCGGATCGAGTACTCATTTCGTCGCCGCGGAACGGTGGTCAGCGCTCTCACTCCGTCGCGGCGGTCTCGAGCAGACCCTTCAGGTACCCGATAGCGAACAGCCGCCCCTTGGTCTCGTAGCCGGGGTTGTCGTTGGCTTCGCCGGCCATCGTCGGCACGTGGTCCGGCCGGATCGGGCCATCGAAGCCGACGTCACGGTAGGCCTCGATCGCCGCCCGCATGTCGGTCGGGCCGTTGTCGTGCCAGGTCTCGACGAACGAATCGGCGTCGCCGTCGACGTCGCGGAAGTGAACGAAGTTGATCCGGTCGCCGAAACGCCGGATCGTCTCGGGGACGTCGACGCCCATCGCCGCGAAGTTCCCCTGGCAGAACGTGATCCCGTTGTGCTCGCTCGGGACGATGTCGAGCACGCGCTCGTAGGCCTCGACGCTATTGATAATCCGCGGGACGCCGCGAACGGACTCCCGCGGCGGATCGTCGGGATGGAGGCCGAGTTTGACGCCCGCCTCCTCGGCGACCGGGACGACCCGCTCCAAGAAGTACTCGAGGTTCGCCCAGAGGTCCGCCGCGGTGATCTCCGGGATGTCGGGTTCCGGACCGCGGCGCATCTGGTCGTTATCGTACGCCGACGTCAGCGACCCGCCGCGGGCCGGCACGCTCGTCGCGGTCCGCGCCCAGCGGACGCCGGCCATCCAGTCGTAGCAGACGACCGAGACGCCGAGTCGCCCGAGGTTGCGCAGGAATCGGCAGAACTCCTCGATCTCCTCGTCGCGACCCGGCGTCCCCAGACGCGTCGCGTCCGTCAGCGGGACGCTGCCCTCGACGACTGCCAAATCGATCCCGGCGTTGGCGAAGCGGTTTTTCCACCGGAGGAGCGTGTCGTAGTCGGACGGACGACGGCCGTCACCGATCTCGAGGGTGTGGACCACGGCGCTGGTGACGCCGACCTGCGTGGCGAGATCCCACCGCTCGTCGGGGTCGGGCGGTAACACGAGTGCGGGTTCCATCGAAATCGTCCGGTGCATCAGTGCGCCCGGTCTTCAGTCTTCCCTCTGCGTGCAGCGGCGGCCGCCGGTCCGCCGAGGTCCGTCGCCTGGCGCGCTGCCCTCCCGCGACGCGATCGCCCATCGGCGCTCACCGTGACACAATGCGCACGCAGGCCGGCCGAGAGATCGATTCGACCAGGCCCGTCGGTTCGAGCCCACCGGTCTCGTCGTCGATCCGAAACCCGACCAGGCGATCGCCGGTCCGATTTGCGGCGAACAGCCGCGACCCGGTCGGGTCCAGCGCGAGGTTCCGCGGCGTCTCTCCGCGAGTCGGCTCGTGGCCACGCGCCTCGAGGGTGCCGTCGTCGCGAACGCCGAAGATCGCGACGCTGTCGTGGCCGCGATTCGAGGCGTACACCCATCGGCCGGACGGGTGAACCTGCACGTCCGCGGCGGTGCTCTCGCCGTCGACGGTCGGCGGCAGGGTGTCGATCGCCTGGCGAGACTCGAGCGAGCCCGACGCCGGATCGCGTTCGAGTACCGTCAGCGTCGAATCGAGTTCGGTACAGAGGTAGCCCGCTCGGCCGTCGGGACCGAACGTCAGGTGGCGCGGTCCCGCGCCGTCGCGAATCTCGATTCCCGAGTCGGGCGCCGCCTCGAGCGAGCCGCGCGTTCGGTCGAATTCGTAGCGTTCGACCCGGTCAGTTCCGAGGTCGGGGACGTAGAGGACGCGGTTCTCGGGCCCGAGAACGACCGAGTGGGGATGCGGGCTCGTCTGTCGGTCCGGGTGCACGCTCGATCCCGAATGTTCGACCAGGGCGGTCGGTTCGCCGGGACGACCGTCGTCCGCGATCGGAAGGACGGCGACGCTCCCGCCGGCGTAGTGGGCGACGAAGAGAAATCGACCGGTCGGGTCGACGGCGAGGTGGCAGGGACCGGCGTCGCCGCTCGGCTGTCGGTGCAGCGCGTCGAGGGCACCGGTTTCGCGGTCGAATTCGTACGCGACGACGCTTCCGGCGGCCGTCTCGGAGACTGCGTACAGCACGTCCAGATCTGGATGGACGGCCAGAAACGACGGATCGTCCTCGGTGGTGACATCGAGTCGCGTCGCCTGATTCCGGTCGCCGTCAAGCCGGTAACTCGCGAGTCCGGCGGCACCGTCGTCCGTGTACGAGCCGACGAACGCCAACTGCGACGGGTTCATGCGCCGTCGTTCGAGAGCGACTCGCTTCGGTCTTCGGGCTTCAGGCTTCGGTGCTCCCTCGGAAGGCGGGGAAACGGAGTTCGCGGCTCGTCGACGGCGAACGGCGACGGCCCGATTACGAGATGATCGGCGTGAGCAGCGGCTCGCGAGAGACCAGCAGGACCACGTTGTTACTCGCGAAGAGCGCGTACAGGGCCACGACGCCGACCACGAAGGCGACGTCCAGCGGCCGCGGGAGCACGTGGCCGATGACGACGATGACGCCGGCGTAGATGAGCGCCGCGAGGACGACGCCCGGGAGCCCGAAGACGTCGTGCAGGAGGACCGTCACGGGGTTTAGCTCGTACGCGTACGGGACGACGAAGAACATGATCGTCGCGACGAGGTCGACGAACCAGACCCCGTAAAACGCGGCCCGTAGCCTGGCGGTCCCGGGACGGTCTACCAACCCGTCGAACACGTCGAACGAGGGTACGGCCGACATATGCGGTGAGAAGGGCTTTCGGAAGTTAGCCCTGTTACTTGCGGCTTATGGGTGCGTGAGTCTGTAGACAGGATAGTGCTGTGGCGGGACGCGGTCGCTGGTCCGCGGCCCGCGTGGAGCGCCGAACCGACGGTGCGACCGAACCAGTGGAGCACCTGACCCGGCGTCAGTCCCCGGACGAAGAGCGGGAGTCGCCGATACCGCGGCAATCGGACGGTTTCTCCGAGAGGTGACAGTAGCTCAGGAGGTCGTCGTCCTCGACGACGGTCAAGAGAATGTCGCGTTCCGAGAGGTCGTCGTACCGGTCCGCCGAGACGACGAGCTGATCGACGATGGAGTCGCAGTCCTCGAGCAGGATGACGACGTGTTCGCCGTCGACGATTCGGTCGACGACGCCGATGTATCGGGTCGCGCCGTCGGCGCGGCCGCGTCGGGCGTCCCCCGTCGAAGCCGAGGCGGTCGCCGCCGCGACCGTCCCCGTACCGAGGAGGCCGAGCGTTCGCAAGATCGTGCGTCGTGCGGGTCGGGTTCCATCCGACATACCCCCGTTGGCCGCGGGTTCCCTGATAAACCCTGGACCGGTGGTCCGATCGATCCGTCCGACGAGTTCGACGTAATCGGTCACTGCATCGTCAGGTCCGCGTTCAGCCTGGTACTGTTCGCACGCTGAAATCGAAGTTCCGGACGGTGGACCGGCAGCGGTGTCCCGCGGACCGGCGCGCCTGGCCGGTGCCGAAGCGCCGCCGGAGAAGAACGAAGCGGGGACCGGGACGGAAGACGGTGGGTGACCCTGTCGCTACTGATACGCCTGCAGTCCGGTCAGCTCCTCGCCGAGGATCAGCGTGTGGATGTCGTGGGTGCCCTCGTAGGTGTAGACCGTCTCCATGTTCGCCAGGTGGCGCATCGGCGAGTAGTCGGTGGTGATGCCGTTGCCGCCGAGCATCTCGCGGGCGACGCGGGACTGTTCGCGCGCCGTCCGGACGTTGTTTCGCTTGGCCATCGAGACGTGCTGCGGTCGCAGATCACCGCGCTCCTTCAGGTCGGCCAGGCGGTAGGCCAGCAGCTGGGCGAGCGTGATCTGGGTGGCCATCTCGGCGAGCTTGCGCTGTTGGAGCTGGAACCGGCCGATCGGCCCGCCGAACTGCTCGCGGTCAGTGGCGTACTGGCGGGCTTCCTCGAAGCAGTCGCGGGCGGCGCCGACCGCGCCCCAGGCGATCCCGTAGCGGGCCTGGGTGAGACAGGACAGCGGCCCCTTCATGCCGGAGACGTCTGGCAGGACGTTGTCCTCGGGGACGTAGACGTCGTTCAGGCCGATTTCGCCCGTGATGGAGGCGCGCAGGGAGAGCTTCTCGGTGATCTTGTTGGTCGTGACGCCGTCGCGGTCGGTCTCGACGAGGAAGCCGCGGACGGGGTCGTCCTCGGCCGAGCGGTCCCGGGCCCAGACGACGGCGACGTCGGCGATCGGCGAGTTCGTGATCCAGGTCTTCGAGCCGTTAAGGACGTAGCCGTCGCCGTCCCTCTCCGCGGCGGTCTCCATCGCCGACGGGTTCGAGCCGTGTTCGGGTTCCGTGAGCCCGAAGCAGCCGACCGCCTCGCCCCGACCGAGCGCCGGCAGCCACTCTTCTTTCTGTTCCTCGCTCCCGTAGGCGTGGATGGGGTACATGACGAGCGCGCCCTGGACCGACGCCATCGACCGGAGTCCCGAGTCGCCGGCCTCCAGTTCCTGCATCAGGAGGCCGTAGGCCGTCTCCGAGACGTTTGGCGAGCCGTAGCCCTCGAGATTGGGCGCGTAGAATCCGAGCTCCCCCATCTCCGGGATGAGGTCGGTCGGGAAGGTCCCCTCCTCGAAGTGCTCACCGATATCGGGTTTGACCCGTTCCTCGACGAAATCCCGGGCCGTATCCCGAATCAACCGTTCTTCCTGGCCTAAGTCCGCCTCGAGCTGAACGAAATCCAGCATACGTGAACGTCTCCCAACGGCACAATAGGCATTGCGATACACATTATCACGCGAAGACGAATCGAACGGACGGCACCGATCGGCGGACCCGCCCACCGCTTCGATCGTCCGAACGCCCCCGCGGCCGAGTGCGTCGTCGGGCCGTCGCGGCCGATCGCCGACCGCCGACCATCGACGGTCAGCCGCCGCTCTGTTTTCCATCGTGGACGTTGTAGCCCCAGATAGATTAACAAACGAAAAAGTAGCGCACAGCCGAAGCTACTTTGTAAGACGACCACAAGCAGACTACTATGGCGTTCCAGCTATCGGCCGAACACGAGGCGATTCGCGACGCCGTCCGCGAGTTCGGTGAGAACGAGATCGAACCGGTCGCCGAGGAACACGACCAGGCGGGCGAGTATCCCGAGGAGCTGCGAAGGAAGGCTGCCGAGTACGACTTCGTCGCGCCGAACATCCCGATCGAGTACGACGGGGCCGGGATGGATAAGCTCTCGACGACGATCGTCACCGAGGAGCTCTGGCGGGCCGATCCCGGGATCGGATCGGCCGTCGGCTCCGCCGGTTTCGGGACGGATATGATCGTCGAGTTCGGCGACGAGTGGATGAAAGAGGAGTGGCTGCCCAAGATCGCCAACGGGGAGGTGGCCTCCTGTTCGATGATCTCCGAGCCCGCACACGGCTCGAACGTCGCGGGGATCGAGACGGTCGCGGAGAGGGACTCCGCCGAGGAAACCTCGGCTGATCCCTCGGAACTCGAGGCTTCCGAGGACGGCGACGAGTACGTCCTCAACGGCAACAAGATGTGGATTACCAACGGGACCGTCGCGGACGTGGGCGTCGCGATGGCCAAGACCAGCCCCGGCGAGGGCCACCGCGGCATCACCGCGTTCCTCGTGCCGATGGACGCCGACGGCATCCAGACCGAGAAGATCGACAACAAGCTGGGTATCCGCGCCTCCGACCTCGCGGAGGTCATCATCGACGACGTCCGCGTCCCCGCCGAGAACGTCATCGGCGAAGTCGACCAGGGGTTCTACCAGCTGATGGAGTTCTTCGCCTCCGGGCGCACCAGCGTCGCCGCCCAGGCGGTCGGCGCCGCCCAGGGCGCGCTCGACGCCGCCATCGAATACGCGAACCAGCGCGAGCAGTTCGACCAGAAGATCTCGGAATTCCAGGCCATCCAGCACAAGATCGCCGAGATGGCGACCAAGGTCGAGGCCGCCCGCTCGCTGACCTACCGCGCCGCGACCCAGGTCGAGCAGAACAACCAGGACGTCGCCGCGCAGTACTCGAGCATGGCAAAGCTGTTCGCCTCCGAGATCTCGGTCGAAGTCGCCGACGAGGGCGTGCAGGTCCACGGCGGCTCGGGCTACGTCACGGACTACCCCGCCGAGCGCTACTACCGCGACGCCCGCATCACGAAGATCTACGAGGGAACCAGCGAGATCCAGAAGAACATCATCGCCGACCAGATTCTCTGAGCGATTCGGCGACGGACCACGCTGTATACTCCGCATACAATGTTTGTTCACATACAATTAAGATCCGCTGGTTCGTAGCTGCGGGTACCCGAGGCGGGTCGACCGCCCGACGAACGGCCGTAGTATCGGGTCTGCACTGAATTCCCCGCCCCACCACACCACCGTCCACTACCATTCGCCGTTCCTCCATCCGCGGTCGCAGTTCACAGCGGCAGTTCTCCCGAAGATCGTCGACGGAAAGAGGCACCGCTCGCGGCGAGGCGACCGACGCCCTCCAATCTGTGATGATTGTTCGAAAAGGAACGCTTTTGCCCGTTTCCGCTGAGGCTCGACACATGCGAATTGCAGTCCTTGGAGCCGGGAGTATGGGTCACGGGATCGCCCAGGTGTCCGCGATGGCGGGCCACGACGTCATCCTTCGAGACATCGAGACGGGCTTCGTCGAGGACGGCCTCGACGGGATCCGCGAGAACCTCCAGGGGGGCGTCGACCGCGAGAAACTCACCGAGGCGGAACTGGAGGAGACCCTCGAACGGATCGAGGGAACGACCGACCTCGCGGACGCCGTCGCGGACGCCGACCTGGTCGTCGAGGCGGTGCCCGAGGACATGGACCTGAAGCAAGAGGTCTTCGCGGACGTCGAAGCGGCCGCCGACGAGGATACCGTCATCGCCTCGAACACCTCCTCGCTGTCGGTGACCGAGATGGCCAGCGCGCTCGAGCACCCCGAGCGGGCCGTCGGGCTGCACTTCTTCAACCCGCCGCACATCATGGATCTCGTCGAGATCGTGATCGCCGAGCAGACCGCCGAACGAACGGAAGAGTTCGCCGTCGACTACGTCCGAGGGATCGACAAGACGGACGTCGTCGTCCGAGATACGGCCGGCTTCGCTACCTCGCGGCTCGGCCTGGCGCTCGGCTTGGAGGCGATCCGGATGGTCGAGCAGGGGGTCGCCAGCCCGGCGGACATCGACGAGGGGATGGAACTCGGCTACGGCCATCCGATGGGCCCGATCGAGCTGACGGATCACGTCGGCCTCGACGTGCGCCTGCACATCGCCGAACACCTCCGCGAGGAGTTGGGCGAGCGGTTCAAACCGCCCCAATCCCTGCGCCGGAAGGTCCGGGCGGGCAAGCTCGGCAAGAAAACCGGCGAGGGGTACTACGTCTGGGAGGACGGCGAACGCGTCGGTACGAGCGGCGACTGGGGACAGGGTAGTACGCAGGGTGACGCCAATACGTGAACTCGCCGATAAGTACGAGCCACACCGCTTTCTGACTCGGTCACCGCCACCTCTTCCCTCGTCGGCGTCGATACCGATG
This window of the Natrinema salifodinae genome carries:
- a CDS encoding acyl-CoA dehydrogenase family protein, with product MAFQLSAEHEAIRDAVREFGENEIEPVAEEHDQAGEYPEELRRKAAEYDFVAPNIPIEYDGAGMDKLSTTIVTEELWRADPGIGSAVGSAGFGTDMIVEFGDEWMKEEWLPKIANGEVASCSMISEPAHGSNVAGIETVAERDSAEETSADPSELEASEDGDEYVLNGNKMWITNGTVADVGVAMAKTSPGEGHRGITAFLVPMDADGIQTEKIDNKLGIRASDLAEVIIDDVRVPAENVIGEVDQGFYQLMEFFASGRTSVAAQAVGAAQGALDAAIEYANQREQFDQKISEFQAIQHKIAEMATKVEAARSLTYRAATQVEQNNQDVAAQYSSMAKLFASEISVEVADEGVQVHGGSGYVTDYPAERYYRDARITKIYEGTSEIQKNIIADQIL
- a CDS encoding lactonase family protein, producing the protein MNPSQLAFVGSYTDDGAAGLASYRLDGDRNQATRLDVTTEDDPSFLAVHPDLDVLYAVSETAAGSVVAYEFDRETGALDALHRQPSGDAGPCHLAVDPTGRFLFVAHYAGGSVAVLPIADDGRPGEPTALVEHSGSSVHPDRQTSPHPHSVVLGPENRVLYVPDLGTDRVERYEFDRTRGSLEAAPDSGIEIRDGAGPRHLTFGPDGRAGYLCTELDSTLTVLERDPASGSLESRQAIDTLPPTVDGESTAADVQVHPSGRWVYASNRGHDSVAIFGVRDDGTLEARGHEPTRGETPRNLALDPTGSRLFAANRTGDRLVGFRIDDETGGLEPTGLVESISRPACVRIVSR
- a CDS encoding mannonate dehydratase, with product MEPALVLPPDPDERWDLATQVGVTSAVVHTLEIGDGRRPSDYDTLLRWKNRFANAGIDLAVVEGSVPLTDATRLGTPGRDEEIEEFCRFLRNLGRLGVSVVCYDWMAGVRWARTATSVPARGGSLTSAYDNDQMRRGPEPDIPEITAADLWANLEYFLERVVPVAEEAGVKLGLHPDDPPRESVRGVPRIINSVEAYERVLDIVPSEHNGITFCQGNFAAMGVDVPETIRRFGDRINFVHFRDVDGDADSFVETWHDNGPTDMRAAIEAYRDVGFDGPIRPDHVPTMAGEANDNPGYETKGRLFAIGYLKGLLETAATE
- a CDS encoding LLM class flavin-dependent oxidoreductase, encoding MVRFGWFASLEEFSPAECLRQVELAEEAGFDTAWVNDHFHPWFDHLADGSPANGGNCWEWLPAALERTDDLVIGTGVSAIIHRYHPANVAHRLATLAELYPDRIFLGLGSGEALNESPLGLPMPEFGECARRTAEAIRIIRALFEEEFVDYDGQFWSLNGANLYTGPDEAPPVYIASNGPTFARMAGDLGDGYVTVYESPERVREDLFPSVERGIEKSDRNDSFTDLDRSIHLHVSYDPDSETAALEPCLPWRGTMLDIFFEADIADPRTIKRHGDMVDPDYLAEQMTITTDPQDLIDVTAEYVDAGFDHIVYQSHSPDQEAFCEMVQEEVFPSFADATGAP
- a CDS encoding acyl-CoA dehydrogenase family protein yields the protein MLDFVQLEADLGQEERLIRDTARDFVEERVKPDIGEHFEEGTFPTDLIPEMGELGFYAPNLEGYGSPNVSETAYGLLMQELEAGDSGLRSMASVQGALVMYPIHAYGSEEQKEEWLPALGRGEAVGCFGLTEPEHGSNPSAMETAAERDGDGYVLNGSKTWITNSPIADVAVVWARDRSAEDDPVRGFLVETDRDGVTTNKITEKLSLRASITGEIGLNDVYVPEDNVLPDVSGMKGPLSCLTQARYGIAWGAVGAARDCFEEARQYATDREQFGGPIGRFQLQQRKLAEMATQITLAQLLAYRLADLKERGDLRPQHVSMAKRNNVRTAREQSRVAREMLGGNGITTDYSPMRHLANMETVYTYEGTHDIHTLILGEELTGLQAYQ
- a CDS encoding 3-hydroxyacyl-CoA dehydrogenase family protein translates to MRIAVLGAGSMGHGIAQVSAMAGHDVILRDIETGFVEDGLDGIRENLQGGVDREKLTEAELEETLERIEGTTDLADAVADADLVVEAVPEDMDLKQEVFADVEAAADEDTVIASNTSSLSVTEMASALEHPERAVGLHFFNPPHIMDLVEIVIAEQTAERTEEFAVDYVRGIDKTDVVVRDTAGFATSRLGLALGLEAIRMVEQGVASPADIDEGMELGYGHPMGPIELTDHVGLDVRLHIAEHLREELGERFKPPQSLRRKVRAGKLGKKTGEGYYVWEDGERVGTSGDWGQGSTQGDANT